One Bacillus sp. 1780r2a1 DNA segment encodes these proteins:
- a CDS encoding biotin-dependent carboxyltransferase family protein, with the protein MSINIIRPGLLTTVQDLGRQGFQKQGIIVSGAMDALAFRIANLLVGNEEGKAALEITLMGPKIKFEEDTLIAITGGDLSPTIDDEPVKMWRPVFVSKGSMLAFGFPKSGCRAYLAVSGSFAMNPVMGSLSTSLRPEIGGFKGRALQAGDRLLCHPKTKVGELIRNRLITKQTDKPFKQAFWTIHPDFLPRYEENPIISVIEGPEYSWFTEESKVSFFNTSYSVTPQSDRMGYRLQNESTVLKQTNQRELLSTGVTFGTIQVPNDGQPIILLADHQTTGGYPRIGQVASTDFSTLAQVPPGKQLTFKMISLKTAQKRLMKQEKLLDHLKIMLRMKN; encoded by the coding sequence ATGAGTATTAATATCATCCGGCCAGGGTTACTAACAACTGTTCAGGATTTGGGAAGACAAGGATTTCAAAAACAAGGAATTATCGTGAGTGGAGCTATGGATGCTCTTGCTTTTCGAATTGCAAATTTGCTTGTTGGAAATGAAGAGGGAAAAGCAGCACTAGAAATCACCTTAATGGGACCAAAGATTAAGTTTGAAGAAGATACGCTTATCGCAATTACGGGAGGAGATTTGTCACCAACAATTGATGATGAACCCGTTAAGATGTGGCGTCCTGTTTTTGTATCAAAGGGCAGTATGTTAGCATTTGGTTTTCCAAAATCAGGATGTCGTGCTTATTTAGCTGTATCTGGTTCATTTGCTATGAACCCAGTGATGGGAAGCTTATCGACGTCATTACGTCCAGAAATCGGTGGCTTTAAAGGGCGTGCCCTGCAGGCGGGAGATCGGCTACTTTGTCACCCTAAAACAAAAGTAGGAGAACTAATTCGTAATCGGCTTATAACCAAGCAGACCGATAAGCCTTTCAAGCAAGCATTTTGGACCATTCATCCAGATTTTCTGCCGCGATACGAAGAAAATCCAATAATTTCAGTAATTGAAGGACCGGAATACAGTTGGTTTACGGAAGAAAGTAAGGTGTCTTTTTTTAATACAAGCTATTCAGTTACTCCTCAATCAGATCGAATGGGATATCGATTGCAAAATGAGAGTACAGTACTGAAGCAAACAAACCAACGAGAGCTGCTATCAACTGGGGTTACGTTTGGTACTATTCAAGTTCCAAATGACGGTCAACCGATTATTCTATTAGCTGACCACCAGACAACAGGTGGTTATCCGAGAATTGGTCAAGTAGCGTCAACTGATTTTTCTACACTTGCACAAGTACCGCCTGGAAAACAGCTGACGTTTAAAATGATTTCATTAAAAACGGCGCAAAAACGCTTAATGAAACAAGAGAAATTACTTGATCATTTAAAGATAATGCTGAGGATGAAAAACTAA
- a CDS encoding DUF1643 domain-containing protein yields the protein MKREAIFDEEGTYQYSFKVAWSAKNDRTVTFILSSPMNTGTQQSEEELQKCMQLAQQWGFGSLEIVYLFSYQAEDERLLAKLSKQEAVGIGTNQYLTQAVNRAHLVIAAWGDKGEIHNRQEDICTNGKTPMYCLGMTDNGCPIAVEDIPQSVELQRWSFSESEKETKEIYSYIEEVNDQFSEPTFTEIKSFAQEEDPSAVIEEIIDIFR from the coding sequence GTGAAAAGAGAAGCAATATTCGACGAAGAAGGAACATATCAATATTCTTTTAAAGTAGCTTGGAGTGCAAAAAATGATCGGACCGTAACGTTCATCTTATCATCTCCAATGAATACAGGTACTCAACAAAGTGAAGAAGAATTGCAGAAATGTATGCAGTTAGCACAACAGTGGGGCTTTGGTTCTTTAGAAATTGTCTATTTATTTAGCTATCAAGCTGAAGATGAGAGATTATTAGCGAAGCTCTCAAAGCAAGAAGCCGTCGGAATTGGAACCAATCAATATTTGACGCAGGCCGTTAATCGTGCACATTTAGTAATTGCCGCATGGGGAGATAAAGGTGAAATTCACAATAGGCAAGAGGATATCTGTACAAATGGAAAGACACCGATGTACTGCTTAGGGATGACTGATAATGGCTGCCCTATAGCCGTTGAAGATATTCCACAAAGTGTTGAACTACAAAGATGGTCTTTCTCAGAAAGTGAGAAAGAAACAAAAGAGATTTACTCCTATATTGAAGAGGTAAACGATCAATTTTCTGAGCCTACATTTACTGAGATAAAGTCGTTTGCACAAGAGGAAGATCCTTCCGCTGTTATTGAAGAAATTATTGATATTTTCCGCTGA
- a CDS encoding LamB/YcsF family protein has product MVTIDLNCDLGESFGAYTIGNDEAILPYVTSANIACGFHAGDPSVMQRTVELALRENVAIGAHPGLPDLSGFGRRNMAISAREAFDITLYQIGALSAFCQALGAPLHHVKPHGALYNMAAVNTELAEGIAEAIYTIGEEVILYGLAGSALVTAGKRIGLSTANEVFADRTYEKDGTLTPRTIKGSVIHDTQQAINQVITMIKEGKVHTRQGEQIKIEADTVCIHGDGPNAIVFAKSIHHQLKEERIIIQTR; this is encoded by the coding sequence TTGGTAACAATTGATTTGAATTGTGATTTGGGTGAAAGCTTTGGCGCTTACACTATTGGAAATGACGAAGCGATATTACCGTACGTAACGTCTGCTAATATTGCTTGTGGCTTTCATGCTGGGGACCCTTCTGTCATGCAAAGAACCGTCGAGCTAGCGCTTCGAGAAAATGTCGCAATTGGTGCGCATCCAGGATTGCCTGACTTAAGTGGATTTGGCCGAAGAAACATGGCTATTTCCGCACGCGAAGCGTTCGATATAACGCTGTATCAAATCGGTGCCTTATCAGCTTTTTGTCAAGCTTTAGGAGCACCGTTGCATCATGTAAAGCCTCATGGCGCATTATATAATATGGCGGCAGTGAACACAGAGCTAGCAGAAGGAATTGCAGAAGCGATTTACACAATAGGTGAAGAGGTAATTCTGTACGGACTAGCAGGAAGTGCGCTTGTTACAGCTGGAAAGCGAATCGGCTTATCAACCGCAAACGAAGTGTTTGCAGACCGAACGTATGAAAAAGATGGTACGTTAACGCCTCGAACGATTAAAGGCTCTGTTATTCATGATACCCAGCAAGCCATCAATCAAGTTATTACCATGATCAAAGAAGGAAAAGTACATACCCGTCAAGGGGAACAAATAAAAATTGAAGCAGATACAGTTTGTATTCATGGGGACGGACCGAATGCTATTGTATTTGCAAAATCCATTCATCATCAGCTTAAGGAAGAAAGAATTATTATCCAAACAAGATGA
- a CDS encoding permease, translating into MTLSKVSKELVGLLLLLLFGYCFFFIDIDTSNLAIPTSLLNVNTIFLSIVFEAIPFILLGVFASALIQVFISERAIQRMIPKNPYLALVSAVVVSAILPVCECAIIPVVRRLLKKGMPLHVGMVILVGAPILNPIVFASTFYAFQSDLSIVYSRMGLAVIVCLLIGLAIYWTFRNQNQLKDVHVHVHSDHGKGNRLKQTLYHASDEFFDMGKYLLFGALVASLFQTFLDRQVLVSLASNEYVSSAVMMGFAYVLSLCSEADAFVASSFAHTFTPTALLAFLVYGPMIDLKNTIMLFAFFKKKFAIRFILMITVIVYGVVMMYGWLMG; encoded by the coding sequence ATGACGCTATCAAAAGTAAGTAAAGAGTTAGTTGGATTGTTGCTGCTGCTGTTGTTTGGGTATTGTTTTTTCTTTATTGATATAGATACAAGTAACTTAGCTATTCCGACATCTTTACTGAATGTCAATACGATCTTTCTAAGCATTGTTTTTGAAGCTATACCATTTATTTTGCTTGGTGTGTTTGCATCAGCTCTGATTCAAGTGTTTATATCAGAACGAGCGATTCAGCGAATGATTCCAAAAAATCCATATCTTGCACTCGTATCGGCCGTCGTAGTTAGTGCCATCTTACCGGTTTGTGAATGCGCCATTATTCCGGTTGTAAGAAGGCTTTTGAAAAAAGGAATGCCGTTGCATGTTGGAATGGTTATTTTAGTTGGAGCACCCATTCTAAATCCAATTGTATTTGCTTCTACATTTTATGCATTTCAATCCGATTTGTCTATTGTATATAGTCGAATGGGACTTGCTGTGATTGTGTGTTTGCTCATTGGGTTAGCGATTTATTGGACGTTCCGCAATCAAAATCAGCTTAAGGATGTCCACGTCCACGTTCATTCAGATCATGGAAAAGGAAATCGTCTGAAGCAAACACTTTATCATGCGAGCGATGAATTTTTTGATATGGGAAAATATTTATTATTTGGCGCACTCGTTGCCAGCCTTTTTCAAACGTTTTTGGATCGACAGGTTCTTGTCAGCTTAGCCAGCAATGAATACGTATCGTCTGCAGTCATGATGGGGTTTGCTTACGTGCTTTCCTTGTGTTCAGAAGCAGATGCATTTGTTGCTTCATCTTTTGCTCATACGTTTACACCAACTGCGCTGCTTGCCTTTTTAGTGTATGGACCTATGATTGATTTAAAAAATACAATTATGCTATTTGCTTTCTTCAAAAAGAAGTTTGCTATTCGATTTATTTTAATGATCACGGTTATTGTTTACGGAGTTGTGATGATGTATGGATGGCTAATGGGATGA
- the treR gene encoding trehalose operon repressor, whose product MKENKFMQIYEELVENIKQKRWPPHTKLPSENELVVAYHTSRETIRKALNLLSQNGYIQKIKGKGSYVLEVSRFDFPISGLVSFKEMAEKLGHESRTVVEDFELIKPDSELCTQLNSTSRDSIWKVVRAREIDGEKIILDKDFFLQKKVPHLTREICEGSIYEYLEKEVGLSISFAKKEISVDEVTEDDERYLDLKDYTHIVVVRNYVYLNDASLFQYTESRHRLDKFRFVDFARRGI is encoded by the coding sequence ATGAAAGAAAATAAGTTTATGCAAATCTATGAAGAACTAGTGGAAAATATTAAACAAAAGAGATGGCCACCTCATACAAAGCTACCTTCTGAAAATGAGCTAGTGGTGGCGTATCACACGTCTCGTGAAACAATTCGAAAAGCCTTGAATCTTTTATCACAAAACGGTTATATTCAAAAAATTAAAGGCAAGGGATCTTATGTGTTAGAAGTATCGCGATTTGATTTCCCTATTTCAGGACTTGTTAGTTTTAAAGAGATGGCTGAAAAACTTGGACATGAATCAAGAACAGTGGTTGAAGACTTTGAATTAATTAAGCCTGATAGTGAACTGTGCACGCAGCTAAACAGTACATCGCGAGACTCCATTTGGAAGGTGGTACGTGCGCGTGAAATAGATGGTGAAAAAATTATCTTAGACAAGGATTTCTTTTTACAAAAAAAGGTTCCTCATTTAACTCGTGAAATTTGTGAAGGGTCTATCTATGAGTACTTGGAAAAAGAAGTAGGTTTAAGCATTAGCTTTGCTAAAAAAGAAATTTCGGTAGATGAAGTAACGGAAGATGATGAGCGCTATTTAGATTTAAAAGATTATACTCACATCGTCGTTGTAAGAAATTACGTTTATCTTAATGACGCAAGTTTATTTCAATATACGGAATCGAGACACAGGCTGGATAAATTTCGGTTTGTAGATTTCGCAAGAAGAGGCATTTAA
- a CDS encoding TIGR03943 family protein, with the protein MKRMDEQFITYIRGIFLIGFALLMFKLILTEQMVYFIAPKMMPFIYFSSITFFLLGVVQIWRSSIKVEEGGSCACEHDHFEKGKVKTLFIYLLFLLPIMTGFLLPNHSLGSSVAEKRGIKFAEGVKETPTPEQRQELQESADAELEEYMNQVLGAEVEEPQEDGGVPLEHPKGFVPQQVPEGYYEKLEAKLMKQDHIVVSDKEYIPIMNIIETNVEKFVGKTIEVKGFVYREEGFKRDQFVVARFGLSCCVADASVYGTLSTASNATKLETDEWIKVQGTIGQQAYNGASLPYVNIEKVESIDRPKNPYVYEMYQGEQLVAPGGS; encoded by the coding sequence ATGAAGCGAATGGATGAACAGTTTATCACCTATATCCGAGGCATTTTCTTAATTGGGTTTGCGCTTTTAATGTTTAAGCTTATTTTGACTGAGCAAATGGTTTACTTTATTGCTCCAAAAATGATGCCGTTTATTTATTTTTCTAGCATTACATTCTTTCTCTTAGGAGTTGTGCAAATTTGGCGAAGCAGTATAAAGGTTGAGGAGGGGGGAAGCTGCGCTTGCGAACATGATCATTTTGAAAAAGGGAAGGTTAAGACCTTGTTTATTTATCTCTTATTTTTACTGCCAATTATGACCGGCTTTTTATTACCTAATCACTCATTAGGAAGCTCAGTGGCTGAAAAAAGAGGAATTAAGTTTGCAGAAGGAGTAAAAGAAACTCCTACGCCAGAGCAACGCCAAGAATTGCAAGAGAGCGCAGATGCTGAACTAGAAGAGTATATGAACCAAGTATTAGGAGCGGAAGTTGAAGAGCCACAGGAGGATGGAGGCGTTCCTCTGGAGCATCCCAAAGGGTTCGTACCTCAGCAGGTACCAGAAGGGTATTATGAAAAACTAGAAGCTAAGCTAATGAAGCAAGATCATATTGTAGTAAGTGATAAAGAATATATTCCAATCATGAATATCATCGAGACAAACGTTGAAAAATTTGTTGGAAAGACGATTGAAGTAAAAGGTTTTGTGTATCGGGAAGAAGGGTTTAAAAGAGATCAATTCGTAGTCGCCCGCTTTGGCTTATCTTGCTGCGTAGCGGATGCATCCGTATATGGAACGCTTTCAACCGCTTCGAATGCTACAAAACTGGAAACGGACGAATGGATTAAAGTACAAGGAACCATTGGCCAACAAGCTTATAACGGCGCTTCATTGCCATACGTAAACATAGAAAAAGTCGAATCCATTGATCGTCCAAAAAATCCGTATGTCTATGAGATGTATCAAGGTGAACAGCTTGTAGCACCTGGTGGGTCTTAA
- a CDS encoding hemolysin III family protein, which yields MANTHTFTKGEEIANAITHGVGVILSIVGLTLLIVFSSLQGTPWHIVSFTIYGITMLLLYVSSTLVHSFPEGKVKDLFEIFDHSSIYLFIAGTYTPFLFVVVKGTMGWTLFAVVWGIAIAGIVFKAFFVKKFLFISTVLYVLMGWMIVFAWNSLKATLETPGLVLLVIGGVLYTIGAIFYVWRGFRFHHMIWHLFVLGGTVTHFLAVLLYVLPIAIQ from the coding sequence GTGGCGAATACACATACATTTACAAAAGGTGAAGAGATTGCAAATGCAATCACGCACGGAGTTGGAGTCATCTTAAGCATTGTTGGACTCACTCTTCTTATTGTATTTTCTTCATTACAAGGTACACCTTGGCATATTGTTAGCTTCACGATTTATGGCATTACCATGTTATTACTATACGTATCATCAACGCTTGTTCACAGCTTTCCTGAAGGCAAGGTAAAAGATTTATTTGAAATCTTTGATCATTCCTCCATTTATTTATTTATCGCTGGAACCTATACGCCGTTTTTATTCGTCGTTGTGAAAGGAACAATGGGATGGACCCTCTTTGCTGTTGTATGGGGGATTGCGATTGCAGGAATTGTGTTTAAAGCTTTCTTCGTAAAAAAATTCCTCTTTATTTCAACAGTCCTATACGTATTAATGGGTTGGATGATTGTCTTTGCATGGAATTCTCTAAAAGCAACATTAGAAACACCAGGCTTAGTTTTGCTTGTTATCGGTGGAGTTCTTTATACGATTGGCGCCATTTTTTACGTTTGGCGAGGATTTCGCTTCCATCATATGATTTGGCATTTATTTGTACTTGGAGGAACAGTCACGCATTTTCTTGCGGTTCTTTTATATGTACTACCGATTGCAATTCAATAA
- a CDS encoding divalent metal cation transporter — MKTNRNWSVLLGAAFLMATSAVGPGFLTQTTVFTQALAASFGFVILLSILLDIGVQLNVWRIIAVSEKRAQDIANMVVPGLGLFLAILIVIGGLAFNIGNVGGAGLGLNVLFGISPQVGAIITAVIAIGVFLVKEAGKLMDRFAQLMGGILILLMIYVAFSSSPPVGEAIAKSFMPDQIDVIAIVTLVGGTVGGYITFAGGHRLLDAGIKGKAAIPEVTRGAVSGITIASLVRIFLFLATLGVISQGFTLNPDNPPASVFQLAAGNIGYKLFGVVMAAAAITSVIGSAYTSVSFIKSFNKKVAQYENWVIIGFITISTLVFLTIGQPVTLLILAGALNGLILPISLGTMLVAAYKKKIVGDYQHPLWLTIFGTFVVVIMAVMGVYTLFKQLGQLF, encoded by the coding sequence ATGAAAACAAACCGCAATTGGAGCGTCTTGCTGGGCGCTGCGTTCTTAATGGCTACATCAGCTGTAGGGCCAGGCTTTTTAACTCAAACTACGGTGTTTACCCAAGCATTAGCTGCTAGCTTTGGGTTTGTTATTTTACTTTCTATTTTATTAGACATTGGTGTTCAGCTAAATGTTTGGCGAATCATTGCAGTTTCAGAAAAGCGAGCGCAAGATATTGCCAATATGGTTGTACCGGGACTAGGTTTATTTCTAGCTATTCTGATTGTAATTGGAGGTCTAGCGTTTAATATTGGAAACGTAGGCGGAGCTGGATTAGGACTAAACGTATTATTTGGCATTTCACCACAGGTAGGAGCGATTATTACGGCAGTTATTGCCATTGGTGTGTTTCTTGTAAAGGAAGCTGGCAAGCTAATGGATCGATTTGCACAGCTGATGGGAGGCATTTTAATTTTACTTATGATTTATGTTGCCTTTTCGTCTTCTCCACCGGTAGGAGAAGCAATTGCTAAATCGTTTATGCCAGATCAAATTGATGTCATCGCAATCGTAACGTTAGTAGGTGGAACAGTAGGAGGTTATATTACGTTTGCTGGTGGTCATCGCTTGTTAGATGCTGGGATTAAAGGGAAAGCTGCTATTCCAGAAGTAACAAGAGGTGCTGTATCGGGTATTACCATAGCATCACTCGTTCGAATCTTTCTTTTTCTTGCAACATTGGGCGTCATCAGTCAAGGGTTTACGTTAAACCCTGATAACCCACCCGCATCTGTATTTCAGCTCGCAGCAGGAAATATCGGGTATAAGCTGTTTGGTGTAGTAATGGCGGCAGCTGCAATTACATCCGTCATTGGTTCAGCTTATACGTCTGTATCATTTATTAAATCATTTAATAAAAAAGTTGCTCAATATGAAAACTGGGTCATTATCGGTTTTATCACTATATCAACATTGGTGTTTTTAACTATCGGTCAGCCCGTTACTCTCTTAATTTTAGCAGGTGCTTTAAATGGGCTAATCTTACCAATCTCGCTTGGTACAATGCTTGTAGCTGCCTATAAGAAAAAAATTGTAGGAGACTATCAGCATCCACTTTGGCTTACCATTTTCGGCACCTTCGTTGTAGTTATTATGGCTGTTATGGGTGTGTATACGCTTTTTAAGCAGCTAGGACAATTATTTTAA
- the bluB gene encoding 5,6-dimethylbenzimidazole synthase, with translation MLNHEEKEAVYKAIYGRRDVRTFLSKEVSEEKINRILNAAHHGPSVGFMQPWNFILISSNSVKEKLAWAADKERRALAIHYEGQKEKDFLELKIQGLKEAPLTICVTCDPTRGGSHVLGRNSIPETDIMSTACAIQNMWLAAYAEGLAMGWVSFYKKNDVRDILNIPPHIDPIALMSVGYTENYPEKPILEQANWAQRRSLEHLIYEDVWGEKNQ, from the coding sequence ATGCTTAATCATGAAGAAAAAGAAGCAGTATACAAAGCTATTTATGGTCGACGAGATGTTCGAACATTTTTATCTAAGGAAGTATCAGAAGAAAAAATTAATCGTATTTTAAATGCTGCTCACCACGGGCCATCCGTAGGGTTTATGCAACCTTGGAATTTTATTTTAATTTCGTCAAATAGCGTAAAAGAAAAATTAGCTTGGGCAGCTGACAAGGAGAGACGAGCGTTGGCTATTCATTATGAAGGCCAAAAAGAGAAAGATTTTTTAGAGCTGAAAATTCAAGGACTGAAAGAAGCGCCGCTTACAATTTGTGTCACATGTGATCCAACAAGGGGAGGTTCACACGTCCTGGGGCGTAATTCAATACCTGAGACGGATATTATGTCAACAGCCTGTGCCATTCAAAACATGTGGCTTGCTGCTTACGCTGAGGGACTGGCGATGGGATGGGTGAGCTTTTATAAGAAAAATGATGTGCGAGATATTTTAAATATCCCCCCGCATATTGATCCCATAGCGCTCATGTCCGTAGGGTATACGGAAAATTATCCGGAAAAACCAATTTTAGAACAAGCGAATTGGGCTCAGCGCCGATCTCTAGAACATCTCATCTATGAAGATGTGTGGGGAGAGAAAAATCAATAA
- the treC gene encoding alpha,alpha-phosphotrehalase: MTQPWWKKSVVYQIYPKSFYDTSGNGVGDINGIIEKLDYLKTLGVDVVWLTPIYQSPQRDNGYDISDYFSIHSEYGTMEDFERLLKEAHSRDIKVIMDIVVNHTSTEHKWFQEARKSKDNPYRDFYIWKDQKEDGSAPTNWISKFGGSAWEHDELTDQSYLHLFDVTQADLNWENEKVRKQVYDMMHFWFEKGVDGFRLDVINLISKDQRFLDDDGKTPPGDGRKFYTDGPRVHEYMKEMNEQVFSKYDSMTVGEMSSTTIDHCINYTRPDRQELSMTFNFHHLKVDYPNGEKWSVGDFDFLKLKDILSTWQVEMNKGGGWNALFWCNHDQPRVVSRYGNDKEFHDKSAKMLATTIHMMQGTPYIYQGEEIGMTNPGFNDISDYRDVESLNIYEIKRKEGMSKEEIISILKAKSRDNSRTPVQWNDKEHGGFTSGTPWINVASNYKELNVEGALKDKTSVFYHYQMLIALRKEYDIVTSGGYELLLSNHPEIFAYVRNGANEKLLVVNNFYGKDVTFELPETVDVEGYKSEILLSNYDDSSLEYAKVQLRPYESIVYRLKK; encoded by the coding sequence ATGACGCAGCCGTGGTGGAAAAAGTCGGTTGTTTATCAAATTTATCCGAAGAGTTTCTATGATACGTCTGGCAATGGCGTTGGAGATATTAATGGAATTATTGAGAAGTTAGATTATTTAAAAACACTTGGGGTTGATGTCGTATGGCTTACTCCAATTTATCAATCGCCACAGCGCGACAATGGATATGATATTAGCGATTACTTTTCAATTCATAGTGAGTATGGCACGATGGAAGACTTTGAACGCTTATTAAAGGAAGCTCATAGCCGCGATATTAAAGTTATCATGGATATTGTTGTGAACCATACTTCAACAGAGCACAAGTGGTTTCAGGAAGCACGAAAATCGAAGGATAATCCGTACCGTGATTTTTACATTTGGAAAGATCAAAAAGAAGATGGTTCGGCTCCTACGAATTGGATTTCCAAATTTGGTGGATCTGCGTGGGAGCATGATGAACTAACAGATCAATCTTATCTTCATTTGTTTGACGTAACGCAGGCGGACTTAAATTGGGAAAACGAAAAGGTTCGTAAACAAGTGTATGATATGATGCACTTTTGGTTTGAAAAAGGCGTTGATGGCTTTCGATTAGATGTTATTAACTTAATTTCAAAAGATCAGCGCTTTTTAGATGACGATGGGAAAACGCCTCCTGGAGACGGTCGTAAATTTTATACGGATGGACCTCGCGTTCATGAGTATATGAAAGAAATGAATGAACAAGTATTTTCAAAATACGATAGTATGACAGTCGGAGAGATGTCTTCAACAACGATCGATCATTGTATTAACTACACGCGTCCCGACCGTCAAGAGTTAAGTATGACGTTTAATTTTCATCATTTAAAGGTTGATTATCCTAATGGTGAAAAGTGGTCAGTTGGTGACTTTGATTTTCTAAAGCTTAAAGATATTTTATCAACCTGGCAAGTTGAGATGAATAAAGGCGGAGGGTGGAACGCACTATTTTGGTGTAACCATGATCAGCCAAGGGTAGTTTCTCGCTATGGAAATGACAAGGAGTTTCACGACAAGTCTGCTAAGATGCTTGCCACAACTATTCATATGATGCAAGGTACGCCCTATATTTATCAAGGTGAAGAGATTGGGATGACTAATCCAGGCTTCAATGATATTTCCGATTACCGTGACGTAGAATCACTTAACATCTATGAAATTAAGCGTAAAGAAGGCATGAGTAAGGAAGAGATTATTTCAATTTTAAAAGCAAAGTCTCGCGACAACTCGCGCACACCCGTACAGTGGAACGACAAAGAACACGGTGGGTTTACGTCAGGAACACCTTGGATCAACGTGGCTTCTAACTACAAAGAGCTAAACGTAGAGGGTGCTTTAAAAGACAAAACATCCGTTTTTTATCATTATCAAATGTTAATTGCGCTTAGAAAAGAATATGATATCGTTACAAGCGGAGGTTACGAGCTTCTTTTAAGCAACCACCCAGAGATATTTGCATATGTGCGAAACGGAGCGAATGAAAAGCTTCTCGTAGTGAATAATTTCTATGGTAAAGACGTAACGTTTGAGCTACCTGAAACGGTTGATGTCGAAGGCTATAAAAGCGAAATCTTATTATCAAACTATGATGATTCATCATTAGAATACGCTAAGGTGCAGCTTCGCCCTTATGAATCAATTGTATATCGTCTTAAAAAGTGA
- the pxpB gene encoding 5-oxoprolinase subunit PxpB, translated as MNTEYNIYPLGDSGIVVSFGEVIHPAIHTKVQQFIATLEANRFEGIIEYVPAFTTVTIYYKPSNFANRVGKTPYEIVKNKVEALLQLLKTEGESTSRIVEIPVCYGHEFGPDLDHVAHYHQLTEEEIIKIHSSEDYLVYMIGFAPGFPYLGGMNKRLATPRKGNPQAAIPKGSVGIAGEQTGIYPLETPGGWQIIGRTPLSLFKPLDQKPVLLKAGDSIRFIPITKEEYVAQKEGDHEY; from the coding sequence GTGAACACTGAATACAACATTTATCCATTGGGAGATAGCGGTATCGTTGTCTCATTCGGTGAGGTTATTCATCCAGCGATACATACAAAGGTTCAACAGTTTATAGCGACTCTTGAAGCTAATCGTTTTGAAGGCATAATTGAATATGTACCTGCTTTTACAACAGTAACGATTTACTATAAGCCTTCTAATTTTGCTAATCGAGTTGGAAAAACCCCCTATGAAATCGTAAAAAATAAAGTAGAAGCCCTTCTTCAGCTCCTAAAAACTGAAGGCGAATCAACGTCTCGTATTGTTGAAATACCGGTTTGCTATGGTCATGAGTTTGGGCCTGATTTAGACCATGTTGCACATTATCATCAACTTACGGAAGAAGAAATAATTAAGATTCATTCATCCGAAGACTACCTAGTTTATATGATTGGGTTTGCACCCGGCTTTCCATACTTAGGTGGAATGAACAAACGATTAGCTACTCCACGAAAGGGAAATCCTCAAGCGGCCATACCAAAAGGGTCAGTTGGTATTGCAGGAGAACAAACAGGAATTTATCCGCTTGAAACACCAGGAGGATGGCAAATCATTGGACGAACGCCCCTATCATTATTTAAGCCACTAGATCAAAAGCCAGTTCTTTTAAAAGCGGGAGACTCCATTCGTTTTATACCGATTACCAAAGAAGAATATGTGGCTCAAAAGGAGGGTGACCATGAGTATTAA